One genomic window of Microbacterium sp. BH-3-3-3 includes the following:
- a CDS encoding beta-glucoside-specific PTS transporter subunit IIABC has protein sequence MADYAKTAAAVLTGVGGEGNVTSLVHCATRLRFVLKDESKANAAALRATPGVITTAQAGGQYQVVIGNDVPEVFAAIQSQTKLGAGSDDTGEKGPKGNLFNRFISMISAIFTPILWALAGTGLLKAFLAAAVTFGWMDATTTTYTILNALSDALINFLPLALAITAARYFKAAEFTSLAIAGALVYPSITALTGVPDVTFFGIPVTMVSYVSSVIPVIIIVWLQSHAERFLYAKLPGAIRRFVTPMLVVLVAVPLIFVVIGPLSALVGGGLASAIGWVFQTVPWAGGAIMGGLWQVFVIFGLHWGLVPLFQLEYQTTGMILLIGPVFAAVLAQAAAVAGVLVRTRNKSLRSLAAPATLSGFLAGITEPAIYGINLPLKRPFAFGIVGGAVGGALIAMGGVFSKAFVVPSGLALPALLGNGNMVMLAIGLAAAIVIPFLLVVLIGFTDPVDTAAPATPAAATDTEVSNPVDGTVVALSEVPDAAFADGSLGKGVAIRPTSGAVYAPFDATVVAAFPTGHAIGLRGVDGVELLIHVGLDTVKLGGQHFTLKVQSGAEVKAGDLLLEFDGAAIEKAGYDLITPVIVTNGDLYPDVADVASGPLSHGETLFRAISVDSLSTAR, from the coding sequence ATGGCGGATTACGCGAAGACAGCGGCGGCGGTTCTCACCGGCGTCGGCGGAGAAGGCAACGTCACCTCGCTCGTGCACTGCGCGACGAGGCTCCGATTCGTACTGAAAGACGAGAGCAAGGCGAACGCCGCAGCCCTCCGCGCCACCCCCGGCGTGATCACCACCGCCCAGGCGGGCGGGCAGTACCAGGTCGTCATCGGCAACGACGTGCCCGAGGTGTTCGCGGCGATCCAGTCGCAGACGAAGCTCGGCGCGGGCTCCGACGACACCGGCGAGAAGGGCCCGAAGGGCAATCTCTTCAACCGGTTCATCTCGATGATCTCGGCCATCTTCACGCCGATCCTCTGGGCGCTGGCCGGCACCGGTCTGCTCAAGGCGTTCCTCGCCGCGGCCGTCACCTTCGGGTGGATGGATGCCACGACCACCACCTACACGATCCTCAACGCCCTCTCCGACGCGCTGATCAACTTCCTCCCCCTCGCCCTGGCGATCACCGCGGCCCGCTACTTCAAGGCCGCCGAGTTCACCTCGCTCGCCATCGCGGGAGCGCTCGTCTACCCCTCGATCACGGCCCTCACCGGCGTTCCCGACGTGACGTTCTTCGGCATCCCGGTGACGATGGTCAGCTACGTCTCGAGCGTCATCCCGGTCATCATCATCGTGTGGCTGCAGAGCCACGCCGAGCGTTTCCTCTACGCGAAGCTGCCCGGTGCCATTCGTCGCTTCGTCACCCCGATGCTCGTCGTTCTCGTGGCCGTGCCGCTGATCTTCGTCGTCATCGGTCCGCTGTCGGCGCTCGTGGGCGGCGGACTCGCCTCGGCCATCGGCTGGGTGTTCCAGACCGTGCCGTGGGCCGGTGGCGCCATCATGGGCGGCCTCTGGCAGGTCTTCGTGATCTTCGGCCTGCACTGGGGCCTCGTGCCGCTCTTCCAGCTCGAGTACCAGACCACGGGCATGATCCTGCTCATCGGACCCGTCTTCGCCGCCGTGCTCGCCCAGGCCGCCGCGGTCGCCGGTGTGCTCGTTCGCACCCGCAACAAGAGCCTCCGCTCGCTCGCCGCCCCGGCGACGCTGTCGGGCTTCCTCGCCGGCATCACCGAGCCCGCGATCTACGGCATCAACCTGCCGCTGAAGCGCCCCTTCGCCTTCGGCATCGTCGGCGGCGCCGTCGGTGGCGCGCTCATCGCGATGGGCGGGGTCTTCTCGAAGGCGTTCGTCGTCCCCTCGGGTCTCGCGCTCCCCGCCCTGCTGGGCAACGGCAACATGGTCATGCTCGCGATCGGCCTCGCCGCCGCGATCGTCATCCCGTTCCTGCTGGTCGTGCTCATCGGCTTCACCGACCCCGTCGACACCGCCGCCCCCGCGACCCCGGCCGCGGCGACCGACACCGAGGTCTCGAACCCCGTCGACGGCACAGTCGTCGCCCTCAGCGAGGTTCCGGATGCCGCCTTCGCCGACGGCTCGCTCGGCAAGGGCGTCGCGATCCGGCCCACCTCGGGCGCGGTCTACGCCCCGTTCGACGCCACCGTCGTCGCCGCCTTCCCCACCGGTCACGCGATCGGCCTGCGCGGCGTGGACGGCGTGGAGCTGCTGATCCACGTCGGCCTCGACACCGTCAAGCTCGGCGGCCAGCACTTCACCCTCAAGGTGCAGTCCGGCGCCGAGGTGAAGGCCGGTGACCTGCTGCTCGAATTCGACGGCGCCGCCATCGAGAAGGCCGGGTACGACCTGATCACCCCGGTCATCGTGACAAACGGCGACCTGTATCCCGACGTCGCCGACGTGGCATCCGGACCCCTCTCGCACGGCGAGACGCTGTTCCGCGCCATCTCGGTCGACTCCCTCTCCACCGCCCGCTGA